The Hyalangium gracile DNA segment CCCGTGAGACCGCCTCCAGAGCCCCTGGACGGCAGGGCACAGGCCTTGCTCAGCAGCCTGTCGATGAGACTCTCGCGAATCCTTCTATCGACCTTCCTGACACTGCTGTTCGCCTGCCAGGTCAGCGTCCCACCGCTCACCGACGCTCCTCCGGCCACCCAGAGCGAGGACCTCCCCACCGTCGGTCCGCCCGACACGGTTCCTCCCCCCTCGCCTCCCGTGGTGAGGCCGCCCACGCCGCCCGCGCCGCCAGAGCCACCGCCCGACCCGCCTCCCTCCGTTCCGGAGGCGCAGCGGCCCTTCGTGCTGCCGCCGGTGCAGACCTCCATGCAGAGCTACGAGCTGGTCATGCCAGACGCGGTGCTGAGGCTGTTCCTGGCCGAGCCGAACACGCCGGAGCAGGACGCCGTCTTCAAGGCCAACGGCAACACCTACAATGTGAAGGTTCGCCTGCGAGGCGCCTCGGCCCGCCTCTTCCCCAAGAAGAGCTGGAACGTGAGCTTCCCCAAGGGCGTGCGCTTCGAGGGGCGCAGCTCGCTCAACCTCGTGGCCGAGTACGCCGATGCCACGATGCTGGCGGAGAAGCTCTCCTATGACGTGCTGGCCGCCATGCGCGTGCCGGCGCCGAGGACGAAGTTCGTCCGCCTCTCGGTGAACGGCATGTACCAGGGGCCGGTCCTCGACATCGAGCAGGTGGGCAAGCCGTTCCTGGAGGCCCACGACTTCGCGGATGACGACGCCACCATCTACCGGTGCGGCTGGAAGGACAACGAGTTCAAGACGTGGAAGGTGCCCTACCAGGGCAACTGGACCAAGAAGACGAACGAGAAGGAGCCCGACACCGAGCTCACCCGGGTCCTCGACATCATCAACCACACGCCCGAGCCCCAGCTCGCGAGCACCCTGGCGCAGCACCTGGAGGTGGAGTGGCTGCTGCGCTCCATGGTCATGGACGCGCTGATGTCCAACAACTACGTGGAGGACTCGGAGAGCTACTTCATCCACGACCAGGTGACGCGGCGCTGGGTGTACGTGCCGTGGGATCTCAACAACGTGGACGCGCGCTGGTGGTACCCGATCCCGGTGGAAGAGGCCCGACCGCTCGTCGACCACCCGCTCTTCCCGTTCACCCTCACCGACGCGTGGACGCAGAAGATGTACGACCGGCGCAAGTTCGAGCACCCGGGCTACCTGCCGGTGTTCTCCAACCTGGGCAGCCGCGTGGTGCTGAAC contains these protein-coding regions:
- a CDS encoding CotH kinase family protein, translated to MRLSRILLSTFLTLLFACQVSVPPLTDAPPATQSEDLPTVGPPDTVPPPSPPVVRPPTPPAPPEPPPDPPPSVPEAQRPFVLPPVQTSMQSYELVMPDAVLRLFLAEPNTPEQDAVFKANGNTYNVKVRLRGASARLFPKKSWNVSFPKGVRFEGRSSLNLVAEYADATMLAEKLSYDVLAAMRVPAPRTKFVRLSVNGMYQGPVLDIEQVGKPFLEAHDFADDDATIYRCGWKDNEFKTWKVPYQGNWTKKTNEKEPDTELTRVLDIINHTPEPQLASTLAQHLEVEWLLRSMVMDALMSNNYVEDSESYFIHDQVTRRWVYVPWDLNNVDARWWYPIPVEEARPLVDHPLFPFTLTDAWTQKMYDRRKFEHPGYLPVFSNLGSRVVLNPELRARLLVYLDKALDELFKPEVLNPHIDALHELVEPAMRDDPHMDYERFHAGRAFLHDYVSKRRQFILAELDRYAAKKPSLVIEEFDPRAGAIVLANRGAQPVSLAGKTLTTNLRVSLRELVSRPVATVLPSVTLAPGERRRFTASELGLTFPAKGEVGVFDGVSVVGSFDVLFYGALPDGQRYVQGTQGWEAR